The genome window AACTCGGCACCGAGCAAGAACAGGTACGACGAGTAGTACAGCCACAGCAGGATCAGGATCACGGAGGCGGCGCTGCCGTAGGTCCACGGCAGGTTGACGCGGTGCAGGTACTCGCCGATCGCGAACTGGGCCAGCGAGAAGCCGATCGTCGTCGCCGCGGCGCCGATGGCAACGTCACCCCAGGTCAGTGAGGTGCCCGGCAGCCAGCGGAAGAGCGCGGCGACGATCGGGAAGAGGATCAGCGCGCCGATGACGACGATCGCCGCGCGCACGCCGAGCGCGGCCAGCTCGCCGTGCGCGCCGATCGCGTGCACGGCGGCGGCCGCGGCCGCGCTGCCGAACACCAGCACTGTCAGGCCGCCGATGACGACCACCGAGAGCGCGCCGGCGGCGATGAACGCCACGATCGTCGCCGGCAGCGACGGGCTGCGGCGCAGGGGTGTTTCCCACATCGCGTGCAGCGCGCGCTGCACCGCGTAGAACAGGCGCGTTCCGCCGAACAGCGCGATCACCGCCGCGACGACCGTCGGCACGACGCGTTGCGCCATGCCGTGGCTGCTGATGTCGAGGTCGAGCGCGCGCACGCCGCCGTGGCCGACGATCGGATCGATCACCAGCGCCAAGCCGTGCAGGACCACCCGTTCCGTCCCCAACGCCTCGGCGATGCGCAACGTGATCAGCAACAGCGGCGCCAGTGCCAACGCGCCGAACGCGGCCATCGCCGCCGCATAGAGCCAGCCGTCGTCGGCGCTCCACTTCGCGTACGTCTCGCGGCCGAGGCGGGCCAGCGTGCGGCCGTCCATGCGTCGCCACCTTTGTCGCCGCGAACCGTCCGGCACCTGCTCGGCCAGGGCCGGCGCGTCGCAGGGACGCAAGCGGCCGGCACGAAGCGCGGGCCCATGCCGCGCTTCGCGTTTTCGTTGCTCGCCGCGTTCGTCGCGATTCCGCTCGCCGCGTCGGCGCGGCCGCTGCAGCCGGACGACCTCTATAAGCTGGTCTCCGTCAGCGACGTCGTCTTCTCGCCGAACGGAACGACGATCGCGTCGGTGCGGCGGCACGTCGCGGTCGCGAAGGATCGCCGCGAGGGGACCATCGTGCTCACCGACCTCGCCACCGGCGCGCAGCGGTCGCTGACGGTCGACCGCGCCGGGGTGGCGGCGCCGCAGTTCGCGCCCGACGGTACGTCGCTGGCGTTCCTCGCGCAGGACGAGAAGCACCACGGCCAGGTCTACGTGCTGCCGCTCGACGGCGGCGATGCGAAGGCGGTGACGGCGACGGCCCAGGGCGTGCAGCAGTTCGCGTGGCGTCCGAACGGGGCGACGATCGCCTACGTCACGCAGGATCCCGACCCGCGCAAGAAGGCCATCGACGCGCACCACGACGAGGTCGACCTCGCCGACGACGACTACCTGACGACCTCGTACACGCCGGCCTCGCACCTGTGGCTGGTCGATCGCGACGGGTCGCACGCGCATCGGCTCACCGCGGGCGGCTGGAGCTTCGCCACCGCGTACCCGCCCTCGCCGCCGGCATCGCCGCTCTCGTGGTCGCCGGACGGCAAGGAGATCCTGTTCACGCGCGTGCCCAACACGCGCGACGGCGACGCGTACCGCTCGCAGATCGAGCGCCTGGACGTCGCGAGCGGCAAGATCGTCCCGGTGACCGGTCACGACCGCTTCGAAGGGTTCGCGCAGTACTCGCCGGACGGCGCGAAGATCGCGTATCTCTACTCGCGCGACGGCGACCCGAACAACGAGAACGACGTCTTCGTCACCGATGCGGCGGGCGGCGCGGGCGTCGACGTCAGCCGGAAGCTCGACCGCGCGATCTATCGCGTGCAGTGGTATCCCGACGGCAAGTCGCTGCTGGTGGGCTCGCAC of Candidatus Sulfotelmatobacter sp. contains these proteins:
- a CDS encoding YhjD/YihY/BrkB family envelope integrity protein codes for the protein MDGRTLARLGRETYAKWSADDGWLYAAAMAAFGALALAPLLLITLRIAEALGTERVVLHGLALVIDPIVGHGGVRALDLDISSHGMAQRVVPTVVAAVIALFGGTRLFYAVQRALHAMWETPLRRSPSLPATIVAFIAAGALSVVVIGGLTVLVFGSAAAAAAVHAIGAHGELAALGVRAAIVVIGALILFPIVAALFRWLPGTSLTWGDVAIGAAATTIGFSLAQFAIGEYLHRVNLPWTYGSAASVILILLWLYYSSYLFLLGAEFTYVYAREYGSQRRNGRAR